The nucleotide window CGAAACCCGACAATCCACCGCGGTCCCTATGAAAATGAGGTAGGTTTCCAACGATACGCTCATGTCAAACTCACGTTATATAGTAAAATCCGAAAATATGTGAACAGTCATTCAATGCACAAAAGCCCGTGCTGTCGCTGGCGAGGATTGTATCCTCGCCTCGTAATGTCCAAGTAATTGTAGATTTTACTATAAATACCATTACCCGCGACGAAAATATTAGGAAAATCATGCTATAAACTGGGGCAATTTTTCCCAATTATTGCATTTTATGCAACCTTCTTTCACTTTACCCGCGTTATTATATTATGAAGCTTTTAGTGTATTATGAATCGTATAAGCATGGATAACATTCACATTTCAGAAAGATAGGAAAGGCAATGATTCACAGAAGCTTAGCGGGAAATTATGAGAGCATCATTGGCAGAAGTCCACAAATTATTGCAGTTCTCAAACAAATTGATAAGATCGCAAATACGCCAGCAAAGGTGCTTATTTGTGGTGAAACAGGAACCGGTAAGGAATTAATAGCACGTGCCTTACACCAAAACAGTGATCGTTCGACGAACAGAATGGTTTCTGTCAACTGTGCCGCGATTCTGGATATGCTGCTTGAGAGCCAATTGTTTGGAC belongs to Candidatus Poribacteria bacterium and includes:
- a CDS encoding sigma 54-interacting transcriptional regulator → MIHRSLAGNYESIIGRSPQIIAVLKQIDKIANTPAKVLICGETGTGKELIARALHQNSDRSTNRMVSVNCAAILDMLLESQLFGHARSQCVK